In Hermetia illucens chromosome 1, iHerIll2.2.curated.20191125, whole genome shotgun sequence, one genomic interval encodes:
- the LOC119649840 gene encoding uncharacterized protein LOC119649840: MELVKNLRWVCRVCAVNMKEKFSELASVHIFGPAQVHYKMKKYFGIDLNRGDVLPKNICKVCYRKLEDFHNFARLAKKTDRFLKAFVNSVNSDSVEVSNAEFTNRFQTEFASFAFSTESDTFKSRKSKIIANDRKVTSLDAIKIKEKRLTMTRPMSSTSVSNAQNPSRNNLEEKRQHLKAVLATSNAAAQSQPRIKVKSEHDLKSPQLNVNLHPSQQPMKVITIPQVTSVPSNSQNSLYGNRLKLGQVVKDIDLLTLILKALKWPYTNDNILVQIEQLKEAPFHEVIRNQNLLQDADLMQILNTILSPILLQRPLVAQQQPIIPAFVSYKIPADLSVQLITEEVVDDIPIAKPLLGNQSRRSISSKIKPATRKQRQPRAKTKTPQRCSSPIEILSDDDSVQMFEVDVDPNLYFNLDSESQENSNSYESPKKDKRNDDLLKFKIQKKQRRKESHVKRNNELLNEVHNSEPEIIIPDKLIETAEDINEKLAETADPKVNVQPSPSNKSMGEDISGDDDAWSEFKVTESPDTSVEIEKTTTAVCIKEESIQKVEDSINLPLEESGDVKSSVAEKQIIVKEEPKLKEEKSNKEPISPKEEKPSKEDKPPPRKRGRPKNSTNVDEKVARTDDESKKKGAPDNSSTNKPVRKSANATAPSQQNGRTRATRSLPSTPPVMSLRNCNLRRRICKQCGHSFTLLADFLDHRKMHT; encoded by the exons ATGGAATTGGTGAAAAATCTGCGATGGGTTTGTCGTGTGTGTGCTGTCAACATGAAAGAGAAGTTCTCGGAGCTGGCATCCGTGCATATTTTCGGACCTGCACAAGTTCACTATAAAATGAAGAAGTACTTTGGCATCGAC cTCAATCGTGGTGATGTATTGCCGAAAAACATATGTAAAGTATGTTACAGAAAACTAGAAGACTTTCACAATTTCGCTCGTCTGGCCAAGAAGACTGATCGTTTCCTAAAAGCATTTGTAAATTCTGTAAACAGTGACAGTGTTGAG GTGTCAAATGCAGAATTCACAAATCGTTTTCAAACAGAATTTGCTTCATTTGCGTTTTCAACAGAAAGCGATACTTTCAAGTCgagaaaatcgaaaattatTGCCAACGATAGAAAGGTAACTTCCTTAGATGCAATAAAAATCAAAGAGAAACGATTGACCATGACGAGGCCAATGTCATCAACTTCAGTCTCGAATGCACAAAATCCAAGTCGTAATAATTTGGAAGAAAAAAGACAACATTTGAAAGCAGTACTAGCAACCAGCAATGCCGCAGCGCAATCACAACCTAGAATTAAGGTGAAAAGTGAACATGATCTCAAATCACCCCAGTTGAATGTGAATTTGCACCCATCTCAGCAACCAATGAAGGTGATAACTATTCCACAAGTTACATCAGTTCCCTCTAATTCCCAAAATTCGCTCTACGGCAACCGATTGAAACTGGGGCAGGTTGTTAAAGATATTGATTTATTGACCCTTATTTTGAAAGCTCTTAAATGGccatatacaaatgataataTCCTAGTACAAATTGAACAGCTGAAAGAAGCGCCATTCCATGAAGTGATCCGCAATCAAAATCTACTCCAAGATGCCGATCTCATGCAAATCCTAAATACAATACTTAGTCCGATTCTACTGCAGAGGCCGCTGGTGGCCCAGCAACAACCAATAATCCCAGCTTTTGTATCGTACAAAATTCCAGCTGACCTATCCGTTCAGTTGATTACGGAAGAAGTGGTCGATGACATTCCGATTGCAAAACCGTTACTTGGCAATCAATCGAGGCGAAGCATAAGTTCCAAGATCAAACCGGCAACTAGAAAACAACGACAACCGAGAGCGAAAACAAAGACTCCACAGCGTTGCAGTTCTCCCATCGAGATTTTATCGGATGACGACAGTGTACAAATGTTTGAAGTAGATGTAGATCCGAATTTGTATTTCAACTTAGACAGTGAATCCCAGGAGAATAGTAACAGCTATGAATCGCCCAAAAAAGACAAACGTAATGACGACCTACTAAAGTTCAAAATACAGAAAAAGCAACGAAGGAAGGAATCTCATGTGAAGCGAAACAATGAACTACTCAATGAAGTGCATAATTCAGAGCCAGAAATTATTATACCAGATAAATTGATTGAAACGGCAGAAGATATAAATGAAAAACTTGCCGAAACTGCTGACCCTAAGGTAAATGTACAGCCAAGCCCCTCAAACAAATCAATGGGAGAAGATATAAGCGGTGATGACGATGCTTGGTCTGAATTTAAAGTAACGGAATCCCCAGATACAAGTGTGGAAATAGAAAAAACCACGACCGCCGTTTGTATTAAGGAAGAATCTATTCAAAAAGTAGAGGATAGCATAAACCTCCCCTTGGAAGAAAGCGGGGATGTGAAATCTTCTGTGGCTGAAAAGCAAATTATCGTgaaggaagaaccgaaactaaAGGAAGAGAAATCAAATAAGGAGCCAATTTcaccaaaagaagaaaaaccttcaaaagagGATAAACC ACCGCCAAGAAAAAGGGGACGTCCAAAAAATTCTACAAACGTTGATGAGAAAGTGGCTAGAACTGACGATGAAAGCAAAAAGAAAGGCGCTCCGGACAATTCGTCCACTAATAAGCCTGTACGGAAATCTGCGAACGCTACTGCACCAAG TCAACAAAACGGAAGGACACGAGCAACCAGATCTCTACCATCCACTCCACCTGTAATGAGTCTAAGAAACTGTAATTTACGTCGAAG gatttgTAAACAATGCGGTCATTCATTCACACTGCTCGCAGATTTTCTGGATCACAGAAAAATGCACACATAA